Proteins encoded by one window of Rhea pennata isolate bPtePen1 chromosome 11, bPtePen1.pri, whole genome shotgun sequence:
- the VAMP7 gene encoding vesicle-associated membrane protein 7, translated as MAILFAVVARGTTILAKHAWCGGNFLEVTEQILSKIPSENNKLTYSHGNYLFHYICQDRIIYLCITDDDFERSRAFNFLNEIKKRFQTTYGSRAQTALPYAMNSEFSSVLAAQLKYHSESKGTDQVAETQAQVDELKGIMVRNIDLVAQRGEKLELLIDKTENLVDSSVTFKTTSRNLARAMCMKNLKLTIIIIIVSIVIIYIIVSAACGGLAWPSCVQK; from the exons ATGGCTATCCTGTTTGCTGTTGTTGCAAGGGGCACCACCATCCTTGCCAAACATGCCTGGTGTGGAGGAAACTTCCTGGAGGTGACAGAGCAGATTCTGTCCAAGATACCATCTGAAAACAACAAACTGACCTATTCTCATGGAAA ttACCTGTTTCATTACATTTGCCAAGACAGGATTATATACCTCTGCATCACAGATGAT GACTTTGAACGATCTAGAGCCTTCAACTTCctgaatgaaataaagaagAGGTTTCAGACTACATATGGCTCAAGAGCGCAGACAGCCCTTCCATATGCTATGAACAGCGAGTTCTCGAGTGTCTTAGCTGCCCAGCTG AAATACCATTCAGAGAGCAAGGGTACTGACCAGGTGGCAGAGACGCAAGCCCAAGTCGATGAACTTAAAGGAATCATGGTTCGGAACATAG ACCTAGTGGCACAAAGAGGGGAGAAGCTGGAGTTGCTGAttgataaaacagaaaatcttgtGGATTCG tcagtCACCTTCAAGACTACCAGCAGGAACCTTGCTAGAGCCATGTGTATGAAGAATCTCAAGCTTACCATCATAATCATCATTGTATCAATT gttATCATCTATATTATTGTATCAGCTGCTTGTGGTGGGCTTGCATGGCCAAGCTGTGTGCAGAAGTAA